Genomic DNA from Tissierellales bacterium:
AAGTATAGATATAATCCCTATTACCTTCTCTCTGATACCTATTTTCATAAATACTCCTCCTTCTGCCCTCATAATATAATTTCTCTGTTTTATCTTTACCCTCTTTAGATGAATTATCACAGTGAAACTTTTTAACCATGATTGATAATTGACTAAAAAAAGAGCTCGATAATCCTCATATTATCAAGCTCTTAGACCACTTCAGTTATTAAATTAAATCACTTTATATTTACAAATTAATATCGCTTCTCACCAAGTTTTAGATTTGGAACTGCATTTAGCGAAAGATCCCCACGCTCACCTTTCAAATATTCATAGTATGCAGCGCATCCTATCATAGCAGCATTATCTGTACATAAAAC
This window encodes:
- a CDS encoding tRNA (adenosine(37)-N6)-threonylcarbamoyltransferase complex transferase subunit TsaD, with the protein product AAKKNGHKTIAIAGGVASNQGLRDEMERRGQEEGFKILYPSRVLCTDNAAMIGCAAYYEYLKGERGDLSLNAVPNLKLGEKRY